GGCGGCCTCCCGCCCGCCGCCAACCACAGGAGAACACCATGAGCCAGCTATGGGACCGCTACCAGGCGCTCAAAGCCAGCCAGCCCAAGCTGCGCGTCCGCGACGCCGCGATGGCGCTGGGCGTCAGCGAATGCGAGCTGGTGGCCGCCGACCCGGCCGCCACCCCGCTGCAGCCGGAATGGCCGGCCATCCTCGCCGCCTTGGCCCCGCTGGGCCGGGTGATGGCGTTGACGCGCAACCATGCCTGCGTCCATGAAACCAAGGGCGACTACGCCAATGTCGAAATCGACGGCAGGGTCGGCCTCGCCATCAACCCGGTGATAGACCTGCGCATCTTCCTGTTCCACTGGCGGCACGGTTTCGCCGTGCGCGGCGAGACGCCGCGCGGCGTCCAGCGCAGCCTGCAGTTCTTCGACCGCCACGGAGAAGCCGTGCACAAGGTCTATCTGACCGCCGACAGCGACGTCGCCGCCTTCGACGCGCTGGCCGCGCGTTTCGCCTCGACCCCGGCGGCGCTGGAGCTGGAGCCGGTCGCCGCGGCCGCCGCCGAGCAACCCGACGACGCCATAGACCGCGCCGCGTTCCAGGCCGAGTGGCGCAGCCTGAACGACGTGCACGCCTTCCACCCCTTCCTGCGCCGCTGGCAGGTATCGCGCCGCCAGGGCTTCCGGCTGGCGCCGGCAGGCCAGGCCTGGCGCGTGCGCGAAGACGCGGTCGAGCAGTT
This genomic window from Chromobacterium violaceum ATCC 12472 contains:
- a CDS encoding hemin-degrading factor; protein product: MSQLWDRYQALKASQPKLRVRDAAMALGVSECELVAADPAATPLQPEWPAILAALAPLGRVMALTRNHACVHETKGDYANVEIDGRVGLAINPVIDLRIFLFHWRHGFAVRGETPRGVQRSLQFFDRHGEAVHKVYLTADSDVAAFDALAARFASTPAALELEPVAAAAAEQPDDAIDRAAFQAEWRSLNDVHAFHPFLRRWQVSRRQGFRLAPAGQAWRVREDAVEQLLRRAAATETPIMVFAGNRGMIQIHTGPVRNIQVVGDWLNVLDPDFNLHLRTDLIAEAWVTRKPGDNGVVTSLELFDEQGESLATFFGERKPGRPERAEWVKLLGELPLLEKADVA